The following are encoded in a window of Plectropomus leopardus isolate mb chromosome 23, YSFRI_Pleo_2.0, whole genome shotgun sequence genomic DNA:
- the LOC121962267 gene encoding uncharacterized protein LOC121962267, which translates to MMNFTFITALFLSSLSWISVSVSESRTVEVQSGKDAILLCANMSSSESLTFWFRLVQRTKISCISVMVSSNSNAEFCEGIQEGKFEMRSNISTVSLKIKQVNQSDSGLYFCGFYTNGRPTFNVTHLNIKGLDEPRVEKENKYEKSDGLAKLTSVILGTLIVVLVMVIIGLIVKIRKFQTADKEEQKAEQSENESADELNYAAVTFRPAKGKRRELEQNVVYAPAK; encoded by the exons ATGATGAACTTTACCTTTATAACAGCTTTATTTCTCAGCAGCCTTA GCTGGATCTCTGTCTCAGTTTCTGAGTCTCGCACTGTGGAGGTCCAGTCTGGTAAAGACGCCATACTGCTGTGCGCCAACATGTCCTCATCTGAATCTTTAACATTCTGGTTCAGACTTGTCCAGAGAACTAAGATCAGCTGTATCTCTGTCATGGTCAGCTCTAACAGCAATGCTGAATTCTGTGAGGGAATCCAAGAAGGAAAATTTGAAATGAGATCCAACATATCCACTGTCTCTCTCAAAATCAAACAAGTGAATCAATCCGACTCTGGATTGTATTTCTGTGGATTTTACACGAATGGACGCCCAACTTTCAATGTGACACATTTGAACATAAAAG GACTCGATGAGCCACGTgttgaaaaggaaaacaagtATGAAA AATCTGATGGACTAGCAAAGTTGACGAGTGTGATCCTTGGCACTCTGATTGTTGTCCTTGTTATGGTCATCATTGGTCTGATTGTCAAAATCAGGAAATTTCAGACAG CTGATAAAGAGGAGCAGaaagcagagcagagtgag AATGAGAGCGCTGATGAGCTGAACTACGCCGCAGTGACATTTCGACCAGccaaaggaaaaagaagagagcTGGAGCAAAATGTGGTTTATGCTCCCGCCAAATAG
- the LOC121962266 gene encoding uncharacterized protein LOC121962266: protein MRSFSLVTAFLLCNWISVSGSESQIMEVQPGEEVTLTCNNISSGPTQTEWFRLIHGTKPSCISAMYRADDEASLCDGFQNRFKMSSNISTVFLKIKRVNLSDSGLYFCGLFIGQHTVIAKAIQLNIQGNGESDGGVDSKSEKDSDGIQNPVTVIAGALMIFSMVAVIVLVAKIRQLQKAANDGLHPERNKNLGSDDLNPAALRFLPNTTRNRRPESGRQLETHVIYAASR from the exons ATGAGGAGCTTCTCTTTGGTTACAGCTTTTCTTCTCTGCA ACTGGATCTCTGTCTCAGGTTCTGAGTCTCAGATCATGGAGGTTCAGCCTGGTGAAGAAGTCACACTGACGTGCAACAACATTTCCAGCGGTCCAACTCAGACAGAGTGGTTCAGACTGATCCACGGAACCAAGCCCAGCTGTATCTCCGCTATGTACAGGGCTGATGACGAAGCTTCATTGTGTGATGGATTCCAAAATAGATTCAAAATGAGCTCGAACATCTCTACTGTCTTTCTTAAAATCAAGCGAGTGAATTTATCTGACTCTGGACTGTATTTCTGTGGACTCTTCATCGGCCAACACACAGTCATAGCCAAGGCAATACAGTTAAACATTCAAG GCAATGGTGAATCTGATGGTGGAGTAGATTCCAAGTCTGAAA AAGACTCTGACGGAATACAAAACCCTGTGACTGTGATCGCGGGCGCTCTGATGATTTTCTCCATGGTGGCTGTCATTGTTCTGGTGGCTAAAATCAGGCAACTTCAGAAAG CTGCTAATGACGGACTGCATCCTGAGAGAAACAAG AATCTGGGCTCTGATGACCTGAACCCCGCAGCACTGAGGTTCCTTCCAAACACAACAAGAAATAGGAGGCCTGAATCAGGGAGACAACTGGAGACTCATGTTATTTATGCTGCCAGCAGATAG
- the LOC121962271 gene encoding uncharacterized protein LOC121962271, with protein sequence MESFTVIPVLLLCSLNWISVSGSESQIMEVQPGEEVTLTCTNISSGPAQTEWFRLIHGTKPSCISSMYRADDEASLCDGFQNRFKMSSNINTVFLKIKQVNLSDCGLYFCGFYINKHTVIAKATQLNIQGNGESDGGVDSKSEKDSDEKTNLINVILGSLTILLTIVVIFLAVKNWKLQKAVSEEQQPQRNTVNPPLTDINCDVGSDELNYAALNFQGKPKRSSRPPPKREMEPHVVYAATR encoded by the exons ACTGGATCTCTGTCTCAGGTTCTGAGTCTCAGATCATGGAGGTTCAGCCTGGTGAAGAAGTCACACTGACGTGCACCAACATTTCCAGCGGTCCAGCTCAGACAGAGTGGTTCAGACTGATCCACGGAACCAAGCCCAGCTGTATCTCCTCTATGTACAGGGCTGATGACGAAGCTTCATTGTGTGATGGATTCCAAAACCGATTCAAAATGAGCTCGAACATCAATACTGTCTTTCTTAAAATCAAGCAAGTGAATTTATCTGACTGTGGACTGTATTTCTGTGGATTCtacattaacaaacacacagtcatagCCAAGGCAACACAATTAAACATTCAAG GCAATGGTGAATCTGATGGTGGAGTAGATTCCAAGTCTGAAA AGGACTCTGATGAAAAGACAAACCTAATAAATGTGATCCTGGGCAGTCTGACTATTCTCCTCACTATAGTCGTCATATTTCTGGCTGTAAAAAACTGGAAACTTCAGAAAG CTGTGAGTGAAGAACAGCAGCCACAAAGAAACACGGTAAATCCACCATTAACTGATATAAACTGT GATGTGGGCTCAGACGAACTGAACTACGCAGCTCTAAACTTCCAGGGAAAGCCAAAAAGAAGCAGCAGGCCTCCAccaaagagagagatggagccACATGTTGTGTATGCTGCCACCAGATAG